TACACAAGGATGCTGGATTCGAATTATGCCAGTTTTCATCCAGCTCACCCACCGTGGAGACGGCTTTAGGACCTGGTCGAGTCAAGAGCGTCGGATGGGGTGAGGCTGAAGAGAAGATCCTCGGAATGCGTTGGCAAGTAGCAACAGATGACTTCAGATTCAACGTGGAGTATCATCGAGTGCCAAGCAGCGTCCTGAGTGGAGATCGAGTCCCTACAAAGAGGGAATATTTGAGCCTGGTGATGTCAACGTTTGATCCCCTGGGATTCCTGTGCTGCCTCATGGTTACAgcgaagctgctgctgcgagaGATTTGGAGGCAGAAGATCCAGTGGGACGAACCACTACCGGAGGAGTTAAACAAAGCCTTTGCGATTTGGCGCAAAGAGATGGACGCCGTGGGACAGTTCCGATGTCCGCGCCATTATTTTGGGCGTGGAGCAGTCCGGGCCGTAGAGTTGCACGTCTTTGTGGATGCTAGTCAGGCAGCATTCGCTGCGGTGGCCTATTGGAGGGTCACATATGAGGACGACGACGTGCAGGTGAGCTTCGTGAGTGCGAAGACGAAGTGTGCCCCAATGAGAACGATGACGATCCCACGGCTGGAGCTACAGGCAGCAGTTCTTGGAACCAGGCTGATGAACACTGTCAAGCAGGAGCACAGTGTGGTCATCACGGACCTGGTGTTATGGACGGACTCTAAGACGGTGCTGAGATGGATCGGCAGCACCCACCGCCGGTATAAGCAGTTTGTTGGCAACCGAGTGGCGGAGATTTTGGAGTCGTCGAAGGTTTCCCAATGGAGATGGGTGCCTACAGCCGACAATGCGGCTGATGATGCGACGCGGTCGCAGAAAGGAGTCGACCTTAGCCAGGAATCAAGGTGGCTAAGAGGACCTGCATTCTTGAggcagccagcagccagctgGCCGGGGCCTGAGGAAGGAACTGAGCGTGTTCCAGATGCCCCTGATGAAGAAGAGATGCCCAGTGAGTTTCCATTAGTTGCGGCAGACGATTTTGTTATTCCGTTTCAGAGATTCTCGAGCTTCAGTCGCCTGGTGAGGACCACAGCCTGGGTCCTACGGTTCGCGCGCTGGTGCCGCAAACAGCGAAACGAGCTCGAGGAATACGGCCTTACTGCAGCAGAATGTAAGGCCGCGGAGAACCTGTTGGTCAGGCAGGCACAATTGGAGTCGTTCCCCGACGAGATGAGGTCGGCGGAAACTGGACAGGACGTCGGTAGATCGAGCGACATTCGAGGGTTGGTGCCCTACCTAGACGAGGACGGGATTCTGCAAGCTTACGGCAGAATTGATGCCGCACTGTGCATGCCGTACAGTGCGAGGAGGCCCGTATTACTGTCACACAGGCACAGTCTGACAGAGCTGATTGTGAGAGACTTCCACGCCATGATGAAGCATCAAAATGTGGATGCTACGATTGCGGAGATCCGGACAAAGTTCTGGGTCACAAAGATGAGACGTGTGATGCGGGGAGTCATCTCATCGTGCAACGAGTGCAAGTTGCAGCGAGCGCGGCCGATGCCGCCGATAATGGGACCCCATCCGGAAGACAGACTACTTTGGGCCACTGCTGGTGACTGTGTCCCGTCACAAGGAGAAGCGTTGGGTCGCCTTGTTTACGTGTTTGACGACAAGGGCGATTCACCTGGAGCTGGCGCATGACCTGTCGACGGATTCCTGCATAATTGCGATCAGGAACTTCGTCTGCCGTAGAGGGCCAGTATATAGACTGCGCAGCGATAACGGCAAGAACTTCGTGGGAGCTGACAGGGAAGCCAGGCGCTTTGGTGACGTATTCGAGATGGAGAAGCTTCAGAGTGAGTTGTCAAGCAGAAGCATTGAATGGGTTTTTAATTGTCCAGCGAACCCGTCTGAGGGCGGAGTTTGGAGCGCATGGTGCAGTGCGTCAAGAGAGTACTGCGTCATACCCTGAAGGAAGTTGCACCGAGGGACCATGTATTGGAGAGTTTCCTGATTGAGGCGGAGAATATTGTAAACTCGCGTCCGCTCACCCACTTGCCTGTGGATGCGGACCAGGAGGCGCCGTTGACGCCAAACGATCTACTCAAGGGAGTAGCCAATCTGCCGGATACGCCTGGATTGGATGCGGAGCTGCCCAAGGAGGGTTCTACGAGAAAGCAGTGGAGGATTGCTCGCCTGCTACGAGACCGTTTCTGGAGGAGGTGGGTCCTGGAGTACCTGCCTACGCTTGTGCGCCGCGAGAAGTGGTGCCGCCGAACGGAGCCCATCCACCAGGGTGATATGGTCTTCGTCTGCGATCCTGCCTTGGCCCGACGAGAGTGGCGCAAGGGCATCGTGGAGGAGATCTACAGCGGAGCCGATGGAGTCGTCAGACGCGCTAAGGTGCGCGTGAACGACAACGGCCTACCTAGGACAATGATGCGACCCGTCTCTAAACTTGCAGTTTTGGATTTGAGTGAAGCGGTTCTTCACGGGGTCGGGGATGTCGCGGATCGTATATTGTTATCGATAGGCTAGTATTTTTGAGAAGTCCGAATGTGGAAGGATTTGTAAGCCCATATGTGTCTGGGCACATTGTTTTTCGCCATTGTAAGTTGCCGGGAAAATTTAGCTTTTCATTGTCGTGTAAGAGTTGGAGGACACACTGCGGTGAGCTAGTAAGTTAAGTTAGTTACAATTGTAAAACATTGAATTCTTCCAGAATAAAACGCTTTCTACTACCACGGATTAGTCTGCCCTTTCTTTCGGGAACCAATGCGTGGGGTAGCCGTTTAAGGCAACTCCTTGACGCACGACGACAATTAGTAGAGAAAAAACTTAAGCtaaaatgtttacaagaaTGTGCTGTGTTCTCATTGTCCGaaatgctgctgcggcagttCTAGTTTTGTTTACCAGAACTGTCGCAATCGACATCCTGTCCACTGCTACGTCAGCATTGACGTagaatgcagtgtcccccatgtggcttagccagctctctcgtcatgccgaGGGGCAATCTAACTACAGACGGGAAGAACACGACGGGCTCGCCTACCGGGATCCAAGTTTTGAATTCTCGATGAGGAAGTGTTTCCTGCTGACAGGGCACGAGTCGTTCAATGCATTTTTGCAcgggagagccctcagcgataccaccgcttgcgcatgtggagatccatatgaggactggaCTGGCACGTATTgtgcgcttgccccctatatgcagatatGCGGAACCTTGATGGACTTGGAGTGCAGCgctttggcgaaaactggaccttcgagagaatcctgaatgatcaagagaggactgaagggctggcagtgtttgcggagGAAGTGTTCCAGAGGAAGAGGGGTGTTTAGCCCCTATTTGCCCAACATTTAGCCCTACGTTTGCTGGAGtcgacggaaggaggagccaccatcggAGTAATGCCGATGGAGAACGACAGCGGGGCGAGTGCCTTAAGCGGATGCAGTGCCTCGAGGAAATCCAGACGAGGCAGGCGTAGAAGCCATCTGGCCTCTAAGagctcggcgccaacgcaggcgaaactggttgccctggcatcgaatggagtgccagaacccgttggtgtactggaggaggcgttttcgtcgctggaggacgcccgagcggctacttcaaacgctgccatcgatgctTCCCCccgccccccccccccccacgcTGCTGACCTACCAGCTGCTGC
This Drosophila simulans strain w501 chromosome X, Prin_Dsim_3.1, whole genome shotgun sequence DNA region includes the following protein-coding sequences:
- the LOC123327343 gene encoding uncharacterized protein LOC123327343, producing MTFGAACSPSAAHYVKTMNALKYRDSDPRAVKAITDYHYVDDYVDSFATESEAISVSTRVKEIHKDAGFELCQFSSSSPTVETALGPGRVKSVGWGEAEEKILGMRWQVATDDFRFNVEYHRVPSSVLSGDRVPTKREYLSLVMSTFDPLGFLCCLMVTAKLLLREIWRQKIQWDEPLPEELNKAFAIWRKEMDAVGQFRCPRHYFGRGAVRAVELHVFVDASQAAFAAVAYWRVTYEDDDVQVSFVSAKTKCAPMRTMTIPRLELQAAVLGTRLMNTVKQEHSVVITDLVLWTDSKTVLRWIGSTHRRYKQFVGNRVAEILESSKVSQWRWVPTADNAADDATRSQKGVDLSQESRWLRGPAFLRQPAASWPGPEEGTERVPDAPDEEEMPSEFPLVAADDFVIPFQRFSSFSRLVRTTAWVLRFARWCRKQRNELEEYGLTAAECKAAENLLVRQAQLESFPDEMRSAETGQDVGRSSDIRGLVPYLDEDGILQAYGRIDAALCMPYSARRPVLLSHRHSLTELIVRDFHAMMKHQNVDATIAEIRTKFWVTKMRRVMRGVISSCNECKLQRARPMPPIMGPHPEDRLLWATAGDCVPSQGEALGRLVYVFDDKGDSPGAGA
- the LOC120285345 gene encoding uncharacterized protein LOC120285345 — encoded protein: MVQCVKRVLRHTLKEVAPRDHVLESFLIEAENIVNSRPLTHLPVDADQEAPLTPNDLLKGVANLPDTPGLDAELPKEGSTRKQWRIARLLRDRFWRRWVLEYLPTLVRREKWCRRTEPIHQGDMVFVCDPALARREWRKGIVEEIYSGADGVVRRAKVRVNDNGLPRTMMRPVSKLAVLDLSEAVLHGVGDVADRILLSIG